A portion of the Myxococcales bacterium genome contains these proteins:
- a CDS encoding AgmX/PglI C-terminal domain-containing protein — protein sequence MKKGLLLVTASLSLTACSFAARSPEMYRDDTKAALESKNAEILGCYDGVLKATPGAQGKVTIKFEVETETGKFVNISVDKAASTAPDAVGECVTKAVGSLAIKPPDARTGQATWTYDFAAPPPPAPAPKS from the coding sequence ATGAAGAAGGGACTACTCTTGGTTACGGCGTCGCTCTCCCTCACGGCTTGCTCCTTCGCGGCGCGAAGCCCCGAGATGTATCGCGACGACACGAAGGCTGCGCTCGAGTCCAAGAACGCGGAGATCCTCGGCTGCTACGATGGCGTCCTTAAGGCGACGCCCGGTGCGCAGGGCAAGGTCACCATCAAGTTCGAGGTCGAGACGGAGACCGGGAAGTTCGTGAACATCAGCGTCGACAAGGCCGCCTCGACGGCCCCCGACGCGGTGGGCGAATGCGTGACGAAGGCCGTGGGCTCGCTGGCGATCAAGCCGCCGGACGCGCGCACGGGTCAAGCCACGTGGACCTACGACTTCGCTGCACCGCCGCCGCCGGCGCCCGCGCCGAAGAGCTGA
- a CDS encoding class I SAM-dependent methyltransferase, with protein MSRFLAAIYDRATAGAEAACLAAWRHDLLAPLEGRVLEIGAGTGANLAHYGAGVTELVLAEPDDAMRSKLARRVEGSTHRIELIGAPAERLPVTRDSFDVVVSTLVLCSVTEPASSLAEAWRVLRPGGTLVFLEHVASEEPSRLAWQRRFEPLWKRIAGNCHLTRRTGEAIERAGFALEAVTAESMRKSIPIVRPTVRGVARKPR; from the coding sequence GTGTCTCGCTTTCTCGCCGCCATCTACGATAGGGCCACGGCAGGCGCCGAAGCCGCGTGCCTCGCGGCATGGCGGCATGATCTGCTCGCTCCGCTCGAGGGTCGCGTGCTCGAGATCGGCGCCGGCACGGGAGCGAACCTGGCGCACTACGGAGCGGGCGTCACCGAACTGGTCCTCGCGGAGCCCGACGATGCGATGCGGTCGAAGCTAGCGCGAAGGGTCGAGGGCAGCACGCACCGCATCGAGCTCATCGGCGCGCCCGCGGAGCGTCTGCCGGTGACGCGAGACTCGTTCGACGTCGTCGTCTCGACCCTCGTCCTCTGTTCGGTGACGGAGCCGGCGAGCTCGCTCGCGGAGGCGTGGCGCGTCCTCAGACCCGGCGGCACCCTCGTGTTCCTCGAGCACGTCGCTTCAGAGGAGCCGTCGCGACTCGCGTGGCAGCGGCGCTTCGAGCCACTGTGGAAACGCATCGCAGGCAACTGTCACCTGACGCGGCGCACTGGCGAGGCCATCGAGCGCGCCGGCTTTGCACTGGAGGCGGTGACGGCGGAGAGCATGAGAAAATCCATTCCCATCGTCCGCCCCACCGTTCGCGGCGTCGCGCGGAAGCCTCGATAG